A genomic region of Streptomyces sp. NBC_00247 contains the following coding sequences:
- the recN gene encoding DNA repair protein RecN has protein sequence MVVSVLEEMRIRSLGVIDDAVVELSPGFTAVTGETGAGKTMVVTSLGLLLGGRADPALVRIGAKAAVVEGRITVKDGDAVALRAEEAGAEIEDGALLISRTVSAEGRSRAHLGGRSVPVGVLAELADELVAVHGQTDQQGLLKPARQRQALDRYAGDGVAVPHEKYSAAYRRLRAVVVELDEITTRARERAQEADLLRFGLDEIAAVEPLPGEDAELAAEAERLGHAEALSSAAALAHTALAGNPEDQEVVDATTVVAAAGRSLDAVRSHDPALAALADRIGEISILLADVSGELAGYADQLDADPLRLASVEERRAALTALTRKYGEDITAVLRWAEEGAARLTELEGDDDRIGELAGERDALRTELSELGQALTDARTEAAARFAAAVTEELASLAMPHARVSFAVRQAEAPDEPSGIDVGGRSVVYGPSGADEVELLLAPHPGAQPRPIARGASGGELSRVMLAVEVVFAGSDPVPTYLFDEVDAGVGGKAAVEVGRRLAKLARTAQVVVVTHLPQVAAFADRQLLVEKTVDGSVTSSGVTVLEGEDRVRELSRMLAGQEDSQTARAHAEELLATARADTA, from the coding sequence ATGGTCGTGTCCGTGTTGGAGGAGATGCGGATACGGTCGCTCGGAGTCATCGACGATGCCGTGGTCGAGCTGTCGCCCGGATTCACCGCGGTCACGGGTGAGACCGGAGCGGGCAAGACCATGGTCGTCACGAGCCTCGGGCTGCTGCTCGGCGGACGCGCCGATCCCGCCCTGGTGCGGATCGGCGCCAAGGCCGCGGTGGTCGAAGGACGGATCACGGTCAAGGACGGCGACGCGGTCGCGCTGCGGGCCGAGGAGGCCGGTGCGGAGATCGAGGACGGTGCGCTGCTGATCAGCCGTACCGTCTCGGCGGAGGGCCGCTCACGGGCCCACCTCGGGGGCAGATCCGTGCCCGTCGGGGTCCTCGCCGAACTCGCCGACGAACTGGTCGCCGTGCACGGCCAGACCGACCAGCAGGGACTGCTCAAGCCCGCGCGGCAGCGGCAGGCCCTGGACCGGTACGCGGGCGACGGGGTCGCCGTGCCGCACGAGAAGTACTCGGCCGCCTACCGGCGGCTGCGCGCCGTCGTCGTGGAGCTGGACGAGATCACCACCCGGGCCCGGGAGCGGGCCCAGGAGGCGGACCTGCTGCGCTTCGGCCTCGACGAGATCGCGGCCGTCGAACCCCTGCCCGGCGAGGACGCCGAGCTCGCCGCCGAGGCCGAGCGTCTCGGGCACGCCGAGGCACTCTCCTCCGCCGCCGCCCTCGCGCACACCGCGCTGGCCGGCAACCCGGAGGACCAGGAGGTCGTGGACGCCACGACCGTCGTCGCCGCGGCCGGCCGCTCGCTGGACGCCGTGCGCTCCCACGACCCCGCCCTCGCCGCCCTCGCGGACCGCATCGGGGAGATCTCCATCCTGCTCGCCGACGTGTCCGGCGAACTCGCCGGATACGCCGACCAGCTCGACGCGGACCCGCTGCGCCTCGCCTCGGTGGAGGAGCGCCGGGCCGCGCTCACCGCCCTCACCCGCAAGTACGGCGAGGACATCACCGCCGTGCTGCGCTGGGCCGAGGAGGGCGCCGCACGCCTCACGGAGCTGGAGGGCGACGACGACCGGATCGGTGAACTCGCCGGGGAACGCGACGCCCTGCGCACGGAACTCTCCGAACTGGGCCAGGCACTGACCGACGCCCGCACCGAGGCGGCGGCCCGTTTCGCCGCGGCGGTCACCGAGGAGCTGGCATCCCTCGCCATGCCGCACGCCCGCGTCTCCTTCGCCGTCCGGCAGGCCGAGGCGCCCGACGAACCCTCCGGCATCGACGTCGGCGGCCGCAGCGTCGTCTACGGGCCGTCCGGGGCCGACGAGGTCGAGCTGCTGCTCGCCCCGCATCCCGGAGCCCAGCCCCGGCCGATCGCCCGGGGAGCCTCGGGCGGTGAGCTCTCCCGGGTGATGCTCGCCGTGGAGGTGGTCTTCGCCGGCTCCGATCCGGTGCCCACGTACCTCTTCGACGAGGTCGACGCGGGCGTCGGCGGCAAGGCGGCGGTGGAGGTCGGCCGCCGCCTCGCCAAGCTCGCCAGGACCGCGCAGGTCGTCGTCGTGACGCACCTCCCGCAGGTCGCCGCCTTCGCCGACCGTCAGCTGCTGGTCGAGAAGACCGTGGACGGCTCGGTGACCAGCAGCGGGGTCACCGTCCTGGAGGGCGAGGACCGGGTACGCGAACTCTCCCGGATGCTCGCCGGCCAGGAGGACTCGCAGACGGCCCGCGCCCACGCCGAGGAGCTGCTGGCCACCGCGCGGGCGGACACCGCCTGA